A DNA window from Trichosurus vulpecula isolate mTriVul1 chromosome 2, mTriVul1.pri, whole genome shotgun sequence contains the following coding sequences:
- the GAPDHS gene encoding glyceraldehyde-3-phosphate dehydrogenase, testis-specific, whose product MPKRDVILTNVTVVQLRRHAGRSQQHTESETNAASVPGKPGAASVSRGHPSPKAIRGSPGLTVGINGFGRIGRLVLRACIEKGIKVVAVNDPFIDVNYMEYMFKYDSTHGPFYGTVEVKDGKLVVNKQEIAVYQHMQPEEIPWKTAGVIYVVESTGVNLTTEKASAHIKAGARRVVISAPSPDAPMFVMGVNENTYNPNDMTVVSNASCTTNCLAPLAKVIHDNFGIVEGLMTTVHSYTATQKTVDGPSVKSWRDGRGAHQNIIPASTGAAKAVGKVIPELDGKLTGMAFRVPVPDVSVVDLTCRLNRPGNYDAIKEAMKKASRGQMAGILSYTEDEVVSSDILGNPHSSIFDAKAGISLNDNFVKLIAWYDNEYGYSHRVADLMNHMHSKEK is encoded by the exons ATGCCTAAACGAGACGTCATCCTCACCAATGTCACCGTTGTCCAGCTGCGGCGACACG CAGGCAGATCGCAGCAGCACACTGAATCAGAAACAAATGCAGCATCAGTTCCGGGCAAACCTGGAGCAGCATCTGTATCCCGTGGCCATCCCTCTCCCAAAGCAATACGTGGAAGTCCCGGGTTAACAGTGGGCATCAATGG ATTCGGACGTATTGGGCGGCTGGTGCTTCGAGCCTGCatagagaaaggaataaaagttGTTGCAGTAAACGATCCATTCATTGATGTCAACTACATG GAATACATGTTCAAGTATGACTCCACTCATGGTCCATTCTACGGTACTGTTGAAGTTAAGGATGGAAAGTTGGTGGTAAACAAACAGGAGATCGCTGTCTACCAGCA cATGCAACCTGAAGAAATCCCGTGGAAGACTGCAGGGGTCATTTATGTGGTAGAATCCACTGGAGTGAACCTCACAACAGAAAAAGCCTCG GCCCACATCAAGGCTGGAGCTCGTCGAGTGGTGatctctgctccctcccctgACGCTCCCATGTTTGTCATGGGTGTTAATGAGAACACCTATAACCCCAATGACATGACTGTTGTCAG CAATGCTTCCTGTACCACCAATTGCCTGGCCCCCCTAGCCAAGGTCATCCATGATAATTTTGGGATAGTGGAGGGACTTATG ACCACAGTCCATTCTTATACAGCAACACAGAAGACTGTGGATGGACCCTCAGTCAAGTCATGGCGGGATGGCAGAGGTGCCCACCAGAACATCATCCCGGCCAGCACTGGTGCTGCCAAAGCTGTAGGGAAAGTCATCCCTGAACTTGATGG GAAACTGACAGGGATGGCATTCAGGGTCCCAGTTCCTGATGTCTCTGTCGTGGACCTCACATGCCGGCTAAACCGCCCAGGCAATTACGATGCCATTAAGGAGGCTATGAAGAAAGCATCCAGGGGGCAGATGGCTGGTATCCTCAGCTACACCGAGGATGAG GTGGTCTCTTCTGACATCCTCGGAAACCCTCATTCATCTATATTTGATGCCAAGGCTGGCATATCTCTCAACGATAACTTTGTCAAACTTATCGCCTG gtaTGACAACGAATATGGTTACAGCCACCGGGTGGccgatctcatgaatcatatgcaCAGCAAAGAGAAGTGA
- the SBSN gene encoding suprabasin translates to MHPATLVYTCSFLLLVGALPGWTAEVDPFGKVIEGINHGLSSAEREVGKALDGINHGITQAGREVEKVFNGLSSIGKEASREVDKGVQGINHSLDQLAHGANHAAGQAGKETEKVIQGANHGLSNAGKEVDKGIHDANHAVGQAGKEVEKFGQGVNHAAGQAGKEVDKFDQGINYAAGQAGKEVDRFGQGVNHAAGQAGKEVDRFGHGVNHAVGQAGKEVDRFGQGVNHAVGQAGKEVDRFGQGVNHAAGQAGKEVDKFDQGINHAAGQAGKEVDKFDQGINYAAGQAGKEVDRFGQGVNHAAGQAGKEVDRFGQGVNHAVGQAGKEVDRFGQGVNHAVGQAGKEVEKFGQGVNHAAGQAGKEAEKFGQGVNHAAGQAGKEAEKFGQGVNHAAGQAGKEAEKVNQGVNHASGQVEKEIEKVKQGVNHAAGQAGKEAEKVKEDVHHGFNQAGKEANQLLNGAHHGGAGGSGVGVTPLNSGASVNKLFMDLPALWKSIVSMGL, encoded by the exons ATGCATCCTGCCACCTTAGTCTACACTTGCTCCTTCTTGCTGCTGGTAGGGGCTTTGCCTGGCTGGACAGCTGAAGTAGACCCCTTTGGGAAGGTCATTGAGGGCATCAACCATGGGCTGAGCAGTGCTGAAAGGGAGGTGGGCAAGGCCCTGGACGGCATCAACCATGGGATCACTCAAGCTGGCAGAGAAGTAGAGAAAGTTTTCAACGGCCTTAGCAGCATTGGGAAAGAGGCTAGCAGGGAGGTAGACAAAGGCGTCCAAGGGATCAACCACAGTCTGGACCAGCTGGCCCATGGAGCTAACCATGCTGCTGGGCAGgcaggaaaggagacagaaaaagtgATCCAAGGTGCCAACCATGGGCTCAGCAACGCCGGGAAGGAAGTGGACAAGGGCATCCACGATGCGAATCATGCTGTCGGGCAGGCcgggaaggaggtagagaagtTTGGCCAAGGGGTCAACCATGCTGCTGGGCAGGCCGGGAAGGAGGTGGACAAGTTTGACCAAGGGATCAACTATGCTGCTGGGCAGGCAGGGAAGGAGGTGGACAGATTTGGTCAAGGGGTCAACCATGCTGCTGGGCAGGCAGGGAAGGAGGTGGACAGATTTGGCCATGGGGTCAACCATGCTGTTGGACAGGCCGGGAAAGAGGTGGACAGATTTGGCCAAGGAGTCAACCATGCTGTTGGGCAGGCTGGAAAGGAGGTGGATAGATTTGGTCAAGGGGTCAACCATGCTGCTGGGCAGGCCGGGAAGGAGGTGGACAAGTTTGACCAAGGGATCAACCATGCTGCTGGGCAGGCAGGAAAGGAG GTGGACAAGTTTGACCAAGGGATTAACTATGCTGCTGGGCAGGCAGGGAAGGAGGTGGACAGATTTGGTCAAGGGGTCAACCATGCTGCTGGGCAGGCAGGGAAGGAGGTGGACAGATTTGGCCAAGGGGTCAACCATGCTGTTGGACAGGCTGGGAAAGAGGTGGACAGATTTGGCCAAGGGGTCAACCATGCTGTTGGGCAGGCtggaaaggaggtagagaaatttGGTCAAGGAGTCAACCATGCTGCTGGGCAGgctgggaaggaggcagagaaatttGGCCAAGGAGTCAACCATGCTGCTGGGCAGgctgggaaggaggcagagaaatttGGCCAAGGAGTCAACCATGCTGCTGGGCAGgctgggaaggaggcagagaaggttAACCAAGGGGTCAACCATGCTTCTGGGCAGgtagagaaggagatagagaaggtaAAGCAAGGTGTCAACCATGCTGCTGGGCAGgctgggaaggaggcagagaag gtCAAGGAGGATGTCCACCATGGGTTCAACCAAGCCGGCAAGGAGGCCAACCAGCTGCTGAAT ggagctcatcACGGAGGAGCTGGCGGCAGCGGGGTAGGAGTCACACCCTTGAACTCTGGG GCCTCGGTCAACAAGCTCTTCATGGACTTGCCAGCTCTGTGGAAA agCATCGTCAGCATGGGCCTGTGA
- the TMEM147 gene encoding transmembrane protein 147, which yields MTLFHFGNCFALAYFPYFITYKCSGLSEYNAFWKCVQAGATYLFVQLCKMLFLATFFPTWEGGAGIYDFIGEFMKATVDLGDLVGLHLVMSRNAGKGEYKVMVAALGWATAELIMSRCIPLWVGARGIEFDWKYIQMSIDSNISLVHYIAVSALVWMFTRYDLPRNFRPPLTLLLGISVYKAFILEAFVYLFSLGSWTALLVRAVMTGVLALSSLSLFVTLVHGN from the exons ATGACCCTGTTCCACTTTGGGAATTGTTTTGCCTTGGCATACTTCCCCTACTTCATCACGTACAAGTGCAGTGGCCT GTCAGAGTACAACGCTTTCTGGAAATGTGTGCAGGCGGGAGCCACCTATCTCTTTGTGCAGCTGTGCAAG atGCTGTTTCTCGCGACCTTCTTCCCCACATGGGAAGGTGGAGCTGGTATCTACGATTTCATAGGG GAATTCATGAAGGCAACTGTGGACCTGGGTGACCTCGTGGGCCTCCACCTCGTTATGTCTCGGAATGCAGGGAAGGGCGAGTACAAGGTTATGGTGGCGGCCCTGGGCTGGGCCACAGCAGAGCTCATCATGTCCCG ctGCATCCCTCTCTGGGTCGGGGCCCGGGGCATCGAGTTCGATTGGAAATACATCCAGATGAGCATTGATTCCAACATCAGCCTG GTCCACTACATTGCGGTCTCTGCCCTCGTGTGGATGTTCACTCGATATGACCTGCCACGAAACTTCCGCCCCCCACTGACTCTCCTCCTAGGAATCAGCGTCTACAAAGCCTTCATCCTGGA ggCTTTTGTCTACCTCTTCTCCCTGGGCAGCTGGACGGCACTGCTGGTCCGAGCTGTGATGACTGGAGTCCTCGCATTGAGTTCCCTCAGTCTCTTTGTCACTCTTGTACACGGCAACTGA